One Corynebacterium uterequi DNA segment encodes these proteins:
- the ramA gene encoding acetate metabolism transcriptional regulator RamA, whose amino-acid sequence METQRIKDDEESIRAALTSLKTATGIPVTMYGTLLPDDRLHITQWIGLRTPALQNLVIDAGVGIAGRVVSTRRPVGVSDYTRANIISHEHDRAIQDESLHSIVAVPVVVQREIRGILYVGVHSPVRLGDKVIEEVTMTARSLEQDLAVNAALRRAEGSKLSGKAGRSMNGAEWEQVRSTHSKLRMLANRVQDPSLRKELETLCDQMVSPVRVKQTTKLSARELDVLSCVALGHTNVEAAEEMGIGAETVKSYLRSVMRKLGAHTRYEAVNAARRIGALP is encoded by the coding sequence GTGGAAACGCAGAGGATCAAAGATGACGAAGAGTCGATCCGCGCCGCACTGACCTCGCTCAAGACCGCGACCGGCATCCCCGTGACCATGTATGGCACGCTGTTGCCCGACGACCGTCTCCACATCACTCAGTGGATCGGCTTGCGCACCCCCGCACTGCAGAACCTCGTCATCGACGCCGGCGTCGGCATCGCCGGGCGAGTGGTGAGCACCCGCCGGCCGGTCGGTGTCTCGGATTACACCCGGGCCAATATCATTAGCCACGAACACGACCGCGCCATCCAGGACGAGTCGCTGCACTCGATCGTCGCGGTGCCCGTCGTCGTCCAGCGGGAGATTCGCGGCATCCTCTACGTCGGAGTGCATTCCCCCGTGCGCCTTGGTGACAAGGTTATTGAGGAGGTCACCATGACCGCCCGGAGCCTGGAGCAAGATCTGGCCGTCAACGCAGCTTTGCGTCGAGCCGAGGGAAGCAAGCTGTCCGGCAAGGCAGGCCGGTCTATGAACGGCGCCGAATGGGAGCAGGTTCGGTCCACTCATTCGAAGCTTCGGATGCTTGCCAACCGCGTCCAGGACCCAAGTCTGCGCAAGGAACTCGAAACGCTCTGCGACCAGATGGTCTCTCCGGTGCGGGTTAAACAAACGACGAAGCTGTCCGCTCGGGAGCTGGACGTCCTGTCATGCGTGGCGCTCGGCCACACCAACGTCGAAGCCGCAGAGGAAATGGGCATCGGCGCAGAAACGGTGAAGTCCTATCTGCGGTCCGTCATGCGCAAACTCGGCGCGCATACCCGATACGAGGCCGTTAATGCGGCGCGAAGGATCGGCGCACTGCCCTAA
- the cysK gene encoding cysteine synthase A, giving the protein MSRIYDNVLDTIGATPLVKLNGLPEAEGAKATILAKLEFFNPANSVKDRIGKAIVDAAEASGELQPGGTIVEATSGNTGIALALVGAARGYNVVLTMPETMSNERRVLLRAYGAEIVLTPGAAGMQGAVDKANEIVAERENAILASQFANQANPAIHHATTGPEIWEDTDGAVDILVAGVGTGGTISGAGKYLKEQKPGVKAIAVEPAASPLLSQGKAGPHKIQGLGANFIPETFDRNTVDEIIAVTNEDAVATSRKLATTDGILGGISAGANVKAALEVASRDENAGKTIVVIIPDFGERYVSTVLYEDIRD; this is encoded by the coding sequence ATGTCCCGTATCTACGACAACGTCCTCGACACGATCGGCGCCACACCGTTGGTCAAGCTCAACGGCCTCCCGGAGGCGGAGGGGGCGAAGGCCACGATCCTCGCCAAGCTTGAGTTCTTTAACCCCGCAAATTCCGTGAAGGACCGCATCGGCAAGGCTATCGTCGACGCTGCCGAGGCTTCCGGCGAACTGCAGCCCGGCGGAACCATCGTCGAGGCCACGTCGGGCAACACCGGCATTGCACTCGCCCTGGTCGGCGCCGCCCGGGGCTACAACGTGGTGCTCACCATGCCGGAGACCATGTCCAACGAGCGTCGAGTGCTCTTGCGGGCCTACGGCGCGGAAATCGTCCTCACCCCCGGCGCGGCCGGTATGCAGGGCGCAGTCGACAAGGCCAACGAGATCGTCGCCGAGCGGGAGAACGCAATCCTTGCTTCTCAGTTCGCGAACCAGGCCAACCCGGCCATCCACCACGCCACCACCGGCCCGGAGATCTGGGAAGACACCGACGGCGCCGTGGATATCCTCGTCGCCGGTGTAGGAACCGGCGGCACCATCTCCGGTGCCGGCAAGTACCTTAAGGAGCAGAAGCCGGGCGTCAAGGCTATCGCCGTCGAACCCGCCGCCTCCCCCCTGCTGTCCCAGGGCAAGGCCGGCCCGCACAAGATTCAGGGGCTGGGCGCCAACTTCATCCCGGAGACCTTCGACCGCAATACCGTCGACGAGATCATCGCCGTGACCAACGAGGACGCCGTCGCCACCTCCCGAAAGCTGGCGACCACCGACGGCATCCTCGGCGGCATTTCCGCCGGCGCGAACGTCAAGGCCGCCCTTGAGGTGGCTTCCCGCGACGAGAACGCGGGAAAGACCATCGTCGTCATCATCCCCGACTTCGGCGAGCGCTACGTCTCTACCGTCCTCTACGAAGACATCCGCGACTAA
- the epsC gene encoding serine O-acetyltransferase EpsC produces the protein MNVWKTIREDVANARQHDPAARGSLEIALIYSGLHAIWSHRVSHWLWKRDRKFLARGLSQLNRFFTGIEIHPGARIGRRFFIDHGMGIVIGETTEIGDDVMLYHGVTLGGQVLTQEKRHPTIENGVSIGAGAKVLGPITIGAGSAVGANAVVTKNVPPNSIALGVPATTRPRKSGEHVPLVDPGCYVI, from the coding sequence ATGAACGTGTGGAAAACAATCCGCGAGGACGTCGCCAACGCCCGGCAACACGATCCCGCAGCCCGCGGCTCGTTGGAGATCGCGCTGATCTACTCCGGCCTTCACGCCATCTGGTCCCACCGGGTGAGCCACTGGTTATGGAAACGCGACCGCAAGTTCCTTGCCCGCGGGTTATCGCAGCTCAACCGCTTCTTTACCGGCATTGAGATCCACCCCGGGGCGCGGATAGGCCGGCGCTTCTTCATCGATCACGGGATGGGCATCGTCATCGGGGAGACGACGGAGATCGGCGACGACGTCATGCTGTACCACGGCGTCACCCTGGGCGGCCAGGTCCTTACCCAGGAAAAGCGCCACCCGACGATCGAGAACGGGGTGTCCATCGGCGCCGGCGCGAAGGTACTCGGCCCCATCACCATCGGGGCTGGCTCGGCGGTAGGCGCCAACGCGGTGGTGACCAAGAATGTTCCGCCTAATTCCATCGCCCTCGGGGTGCCGGCGACGACGCGCCCTCGCAAGAGCGGCGAACACGTGCCGCTGGTGGACCCCGGCTGCTACGTCATCTAA
- a CDS encoding GNAT family N-acetyltransferase, whose translation MTTAVFHDEPHSRYVIAVDGVEAGFAAYQAVDGIVDFDHTVIAESFRGRGLSTQLIAEALDDVRERGGVIRPSCSAVRRFVEKNSAYDDLVAQR comes from the coding sequence ATGACTACTGCCGTGTTTCACGATGAACCGCATTCCCGCTACGTCATCGCCGTCGATGGTGTCGAGGCCGGCTTCGCCGCCTACCAGGCCGTCGATGGGATCGTCGATTTCGATCACACCGTTATCGCCGAGAGCTTCCGGGGCCGGGGTCTTTCCACTCAGCTCATCGCGGAAGCCCTCGACGACGTACGAGAGCGCGGCGGGGTAATCCGGCCGAGCTGTTCCGCGGTCCGCCGCTTCGTGGAGAAGAACAGCGCCTACGACGACCTGGTGGCGCAGCGCTGA
- a CDS encoding metal-sensitive transcriptional regulator: MDHAACCANPNDDVHHHGYHANKDRYQARLKRIEGQVRGLQRMLDEDQYCIDIITQASAATSALENVSLALLEDHIAHCVAAAAREGGEVADAKIAEAMSAIKRMVKN, translated from the coding sequence ATGGACCATGCTGCGTGTTGCGCCAATCCCAACGACGACGTCCATCACCACGGCTACCACGCGAACAAGGACCGCTATCAGGCCCGCCTCAAGCGGATCGAAGGCCAAGTTCGAGGGCTGCAGCGGATGCTCGATGAGGACCAGTACTGCATCGACATCATCACCCAAGCCTCGGCGGCCACCTCTGCGCTGGAAAACGTGAGCCTGGCACTGTTGGAGGATCACATCGCCCATTGCGTGGCGGCGGCAGCCCGAGAAGGTGGCGAGGTCGCAGACGCGAAGATTGCCGAGGCCATGTCCGCCATCAAACGTATGGTCAAGAACTAA
- a CDS encoding acetyl-CoA hydrolase/transferase family protein, with amino-acid sequence MSDRILNAELKRKVMSAAEAAEFVQHGDNVGVSGFTGAGYPKALPSAIAERAQAAHAKGEDFKINLFTGASTADAADGVLANAGAINFRAPYNSDRTLRAQFNDGTAFYSDIHLSHLGQQVQQGFFGRMNVAILECVRINEDGTVVPSSAVGNNVEYADAADKIILEVNTWQSEGLVGMHDVYAPEKLWERTPIPIVNVGDRIGDPFHRIDVSKVVAVVETDAPDRNSPFKEPDEVSKKIAANFLQFLEDEVAAGRLSYDNYVMQSGVGNVPNAVMAGLLDSKFENITAYTEVIQDGMLDLIDAGKMTVASATSFSLSPDAAVRMNDRADFYAQHIILRPQAISNHPEVIRRVGLIASNGLIEADIYGNVNSTNVAGTRIMNGIGGSGDFTRNAYISSFVTPSVAKGGAISAIVPFAAHIDHTEHDAMVFVTEYGYADLRGLAPRQRAEKMIAIAHPDYRPLLEEYVAAANAKGGHTPHDLTKAFEFHTRFLDTGTMLK; translated from the coding sequence ATGTCTGATCGCATCCTCAACGCTGAGCTCAAGCGCAAGGTCATGTCCGCCGCTGAAGCGGCCGAGTTCGTTCAGCACGGCGACAACGTCGGTGTGTCCGGCTTCACCGGCGCGGGCTACCCGAAGGCGCTGCCGTCCGCCATCGCCGAGCGGGCACAGGCCGCCCACGCCAAGGGCGAGGACTTTAAGATCAACCTCTTCACCGGCGCCTCGACCGCCGACGCCGCCGACGGCGTCCTCGCCAACGCCGGGGCCATCAATTTCCGCGCCCCGTACAACTCCGACCGGACCCTGCGGGCTCAATTTAACGACGGCACCGCCTTCTACTCGGACATTCACCTCTCCCACCTCGGCCAGCAGGTTCAGCAGGGCTTCTTCGGCCGCATGAACGTCGCCATCCTTGAGTGTGTGCGCATCAACGAGGATGGCACTGTGGTGCCTTCGTCGGCGGTGGGCAATAACGTCGAATACGCTGACGCGGCCGACAAGATCATCCTCGAAGTCAACACCTGGCAGTCCGAGGGCTTGGTGGGGATGCACGACGTGTACGCGCCGGAGAAACTGTGGGAGCGGACGCCGATTCCCATCGTTAACGTCGGGGACCGTATCGGTGACCCCTTCCACCGCATCGACGTGTCCAAGGTGGTCGCCGTCGTCGAAACCGACGCACCGGATCGGAACTCACCATTCAAGGAACCGGATGAGGTGTCCAAGAAGATCGCGGCGAACTTCCTGCAGTTCCTGGAAGATGAAGTGGCCGCCGGGCGACTGAGCTACGACAACTACGTCATGCAGTCCGGGGTGGGCAATGTTCCCAACGCAGTCATGGCCGGATTGCTCGATTCGAAGTTCGAGAACATCACCGCCTACACCGAGGTCATCCAGGATGGGATGCTCGACCTCATCGACGCCGGCAAGATGACTGTCGCCTCGGCGACGTCGTTCTCGCTTTCCCCGGACGCTGCCGTTCGGATGAATGACCGCGCCGACTTCTACGCCCAGCACATCATCCTGCGTCCGCAGGCTATTTCCAACCACCCGGAGGTGATTCGTCGGGTCGGCCTCATCGCCTCCAACGGGCTGATCGAGGCTGACATCTACGGCAACGTCAACTCCACTAACGTGGCCGGCACCCGCATCATGAACGGCATTGGCGGCTCGGGCGATTTCACCCGCAACGCCTACATCTCCTCCTTCGTTACCCCCTCGGTGGCCAAGGGCGGGGCCATCTCGGCGATCGTCCCCTTCGCGGCACACATCGACCACACCGAGCACGACGCGATGGTCTTCGTCACGGAATATGGCTACGCCGATCTACGCGGGCTGGCGCCGCGGCAGCGGGCAGAAAAGATGATCGCCATCGCTCACCCGGACTACCGACCGTTGCTGGAGGAGTACGTGGCCGCGGCTAACGCCAAGGGCGGACACACTCCGCACGACCTCACGAAGGCCTTCGAGTTCCACACGCGCTTCCTGGATACCGGGACGATGCTGAAGTAA
- the dusB gene encoding tRNA dihydrouridine synthase DusB, translating to MTIGTVTVNSPVVLAPMAGVTNVAFRTLCRELEQQRTGTVSGLYVCEMITARALVERNEKTLHMTAFGPTEDVRSMQLYAVDPEYTYRAARMIAEENMADHLDLNFGCAVPKITRRGGGAAIPYKRKLFGSIINAAVKGVEGTGIPVTAKFRIGIDDEHRTHLDAGRIAVAEGASAVTLHARTAAQRYSGTADFDAIRELVAHLDGTGVPVLGNGDIFAARDARTMMDATGCHGVVVGRGCLGRPWLFAALGAELRGEPLPAEPTLGEVTRIILRHAELLSDHLGEQHACRDIRKHMGWYMRGFPVGGKARAELTKIASLDDLRAKLAPYEGSVERAHDADAPRGRQGSPAPVHLPDGWLDDPEDGATVLDGGDAFHSGG from the coding sequence CTGACCATCGGAACTGTGACCGTGAACTCACCCGTCGTCCTGGCCCCCATGGCCGGTGTGACGAACGTCGCCTTCCGCACCCTGTGCCGAGAGCTAGAACAGCAGCGCACCGGAACGGTGTCCGGGCTATACGTGTGCGAGATGATTACGGCTAGGGCCCTCGTCGAACGCAACGAGAAAACCCTCCACATGACGGCGTTCGGCCCCACGGAAGACGTCCGTTCGATGCAGCTGTACGCGGTGGACCCGGAGTACACCTACCGGGCCGCCCGGATGATCGCCGAGGAGAACATGGCCGATCACCTCGACCTCAACTTCGGCTGCGCGGTGCCCAAAATCACCCGCCGAGGCGGCGGCGCGGCCATTCCCTATAAGCGGAAACTCTTCGGCTCCATCATCAACGCCGCCGTCAAAGGAGTGGAAGGCACGGGCATCCCGGTCACGGCCAAGTTCCGCATCGGCATCGACGACGAGCACCGCACGCACCTCGACGCTGGAAGAATCGCCGTAGCAGAGGGCGCCTCCGCGGTCACCCTCCACGCCCGCACCGCCGCGCAGCGCTATTCCGGCACTGCCGATTTCGACGCGATCCGGGAGCTGGTTGCCCACCTTGATGGAACCGGCGTCCCGGTCCTCGGCAACGGGGACATCTTCGCCGCCCGGGACGCCCGAACCATGATGGATGCCACCGGCTGCCACGGGGTGGTCGTCGGCCGGGGTTGCCTGGGCCGGCCGTGGTTGTTCGCCGCCCTCGGCGCCGAACTGCGCGGCGAACCCCTACCCGCCGAGCCCACCCTCGGCGAGGTCACCCGCATCATTCTCCGCCACGCGGAACTGCTGTCCGATCACCTCGGGGAACAGCACGCCTGCCGCGACATACGCAAGCACATGGGCTGGTACATGCGCGGCTTCCCCGTCGGCGGCAAGGCCCGGGCCGAGCTAACGAAGATTGCTAGCCTCGACGACCTCCGCGCGAAGCTCGCCCCCTACGAAGGGTCCGTCGAGCGGGCGCACGACGCCGACGCACCGCGCGGACGACAGGGCTCCCCCGCTCCCGTGCACCTGCCTGACGGCTGGTTAGACGATCCCGAGGATGGTGCGACTGTGCTCGACGGCGGCGACGCCTTCCACAGCGGAGGCTAG
- the phoU gene encoding phosphate signaling complex protein PhoU, with the protein MRTAYRSSLDDFSHDLVSMCEYASRAMEKASAALLRGSLQKAEEALSMADHLEELRLRCEERAVQLLALQAPVASELRQVISSIYIVEDLDRMGALSMHIGRTARRRHPASAVPEQLRPQFVELTSLLKEMSQKVLTLLANPDADLALELYRDDDAVDAINAEVLNTLTQQDWDGSTREAVEAALLLRYFERWADHCVNVSGRVYFFTSGLTPEQNADATPLRRDEDAIRRRFDDMQRTFTRDYYPGRGQSRS; encoded by the coding sequence ATGCGCACGGCCTATCGCTCTAGTTTGGATGATTTCTCACATGACCTCGTGTCCATGTGCGAATACGCCTCACGGGCGATGGAAAAGGCCAGCGCCGCGCTACTGCGAGGCTCCCTCCAGAAGGCCGAAGAGGCGCTGTCCATGGCGGACCACCTCGAAGAATTGCGCCTTCGCTGCGAGGAACGCGCCGTGCAGTTGCTCGCCCTCCAGGCCCCTGTGGCGAGCGAACTTCGCCAAGTCATTTCCTCCATTTACATCGTTGAGGACCTTGACCGCATGGGGGCGTTGAGCATGCACATTGGCCGGACAGCCCGCCGGCGCCACCCCGCCTCCGCTGTTCCCGAGCAGCTGCGGCCACAGTTCGTGGAGCTCACTTCGCTGCTCAAAGAGATGTCGCAGAAAGTCCTCACGCTGCTGGCGAATCCCGACGCCGATCTGGCCCTGGAGCTGTACCGGGATGATGACGCGGTCGACGCGATCAACGCCGAGGTCCTCAACACCCTCACCCAGCAGGACTGGGACGGCAGCACCCGGGAGGCCGTCGAGGCGGCCCTGTTGCTGCGGTACTTCGAACGTTGGGCTGACCACTGTGTCAACGTCTCCGGCCGGGTGTACTTCTTCACCTCCGGTCTCACTCCGGAACAAAATGCGGACGCCACTCCCCTACGCCGGGATGAGGACGCGATCCGCCGCCGCTTCGATGACATGCAGCGCACGTTTACCCGGGACTATTACCCGGGCCGAGGCCAATCGCGGTCCTAG
- the pstB gene encoding phosphate ABC transporter ATP-binding protein PstB, translating to MTSKLILNDVNIYYGDFHAVQNVNLDIPARSVTAFIGPSGCGKSTVLRTLNRMHEVIPGASVKGEILLDGQNIYAKDVDPVSVRNTIGMVFQKANPFPTMSIEDNVVAGLKLSGEKNKKKLKEVAEKSLRGANLWDEVKDRLDKPGGGLSGGQQQRLCIARAIAVEPEVLLMDEPCSALDPISTLAVEDLIHELKKDFTIVIVTHNMQQAARVSDMTAFYSLEATGKPGRLVEYNPTQKIFENPDQKETEDYIAGRFG from the coding sequence ATGACCAGCAAGCTCATCCTCAACGATGTCAACATCTACTATGGGGATTTCCACGCCGTCCAGAACGTCAACCTGGATATTCCGGCCCGGTCCGTGACCGCGTTCATCGGCCCGTCGGGCTGCGGTAAGTCCACCGTGCTGCGCACCCTTAACCGCATGCACGAGGTCATCCCGGGCGCCTCGGTGAAGGGCGAAATCCTCCTTGACGGGCAGAACATCTACGCCAAGGACGTTGACCCGGTGTCCGTCCGCAACACCATCGGCATGGTGTTCCAGAAGGCTAACCCCTTCCCGACCATGTCCATCGAGGACAACGTCGTCGCCGGCCTCAAGCTGTCCGGCGAGAAGAACAAGAAGAAGCTCAAGGAGGTTGCCGAGAAGTCCCTGCGCGGCGCCAACCTCTGGGATGAGGTTAAGGATCGCCTCGACAAGCCGGGCGGCGGCCTGTCCGGTGGCCAGCAGCAGCGCCTGTGCATTGCTCGCGCCATCGCCGTGGAGCCCGAAGTCCTGCTCATGGACGAGCCCTGCTCCGCCCTGGACCCCATCTCGACGCTCGCGGTGGAGGACCTCATTCACGAGCTGAAGAAGGACTTCACCATCGTCATCGTGACGCACAACATGCAGCAGGCTGCCCGCGTCTCGGACATGACCGCCTTCTACTCCCTGGAGGCCACCGGTAAGCCGGGCCGCCTTGTGGAGTACAACCCCACCCAGAAGATCTTCGAGAACCCGGACCAGAAGGAAACCGAAGACTACATCGCCGGCCGCTTCGGCTAA
- the pstA gene encoding phosphate ABC transporter permease PstA has translation MSTSISSDKTSIPTEGSPFTHISGGRKAADKVATVLVWSTMALAMIPLVWVLWTVFSKGIAPIVSLDWWIDDQAGVPAFMAGGGAYHAIIGTFMQTLVAAAISVPIGIFTAIYLVEYSNGDRLGRLTTFMVDILSGVPSIVAALFVYALWITSLGLDRSGFAVTLSLILLMLPIVVRNTEEMLRVVPMDLREASYALGVPKWKTIAKIVLPTALSGIVTGVILAIARVMGESAPVLILVGSTGSTNFNMFDGPQSSLPLMMLDMYKSGTQDPTLDKLWGAALTLVLMIGVLNIVARIIANKYSVKK, from the coding sequence ATGTCTACTTCGATTTCCTCCGACAAGACCTCGATCCCGACCGAGGGCTCCCCGTTCACCCACATCTCCGGTGGCCGCAAGGCTGCCGACAAGGTGGCCACCGTGCTGGTCTGGTCCACCATGGCCCTGGCCATGATCCCCCTGGTGTGGGTCCTGTGGACGGTCTTCAGCAAGGGCATCGCCCCCATCGTCAGCCTTGACTGGTGGATCGATGACCAGGCCGGCGTCCCCGCCTTCATGGCGGGTGGCGGCGCCTACCACGCCATCATCGGCACGTTCATGCAGACGCTGGTGGCGGCCGCCATCTCCGTGCCGATCGGTATCTTCACCGCCATCTACCTCGTGGAGTACTCCAACGGCGACCGCTTGGGCCGCCTGACTACCTTCATGGTGGACATCCTCTCCGGCGTTCCGTCCATCGTCGCCGCACTGTTCGTCTACGCCCTGTGGATCACCTCCCTGGGGCTGGACCGCTCTGGCTTCGCCGTCACCCTGTCCCTGATTCTGCTCATGCTCCCCATCGTGGTGCGTAACACCGAAGAGATGCTCCGCGTCGTCCCCATGGACCTGCGCGAGGCCTCCTACGCCCTCGGCGTGCCGAAGTGGAAGACCATCGCGAAGATCGTCCTGCCGACCGCGCTGTCCGGCATCGTCACCGGCGTCATCCTCGCCATCGCCCGCGTCATGGGTGAGTCCGCTCCGGTGCTCATCCTGGTCGGTTCCACCGGTTCCACGAACTTCAACATGTTCGACGGTCCGCAGTCCTCCCTGCCGTTGATGATGCTGGACATGTACAAGTCCGGCACGCAGGACCCGACGCTGGACAAGCTGTGGGGCGCTGCCCTCACCCTGGTGCTGATGATCGGTGTGCTCAACATCGTCGCCCGCATCATTGCCAACAAGTACTCGGTCAAGAAGTAA
- the pstC gene encoding phosphate ABC transporter permease subunit PstC yields MADKSSAAVQDTKRSDGGEVPQTTHGVKRPGDRVFETLSTVSAAFITVLIAAIGIYLVLNAAPAISRNEGGLLGFFTYSGAWETNNHAAMQFGIPNLLGVTVFISLFALLLAMPVALGIAIFLSNYAPKKAVKPLGYIVDMLAAVPSIVYGLWGWQVLGPWLGKLYAWIDGTILSKVFLFAFNGAPPFETGRNIFTGGVVLAVMILPIIAATAREVFVQTPNGHIESALALGATRWEVVRLTVLPFGMSGYVSGSMLGLGRALGETMALYMVVSPAPGFRWSLFDGGTTFATAIANAAPEFNNPISAGAYIAAGLVLFLLTFVVNTIARAMVK; encoded by the coding sequence ATGGCTGACAAATCTAGCGCGGCCGTCCAGGACACCAAGCGCAGCGACGGCGGCGAGGTCCCCCAGACCACGCACGGCGTCAAGCGCCCCGGCGACCGCGTCTTCGAGACGCTGTCCACCGTCTCGGCGGCTTTTATTACCGTTCTCATTGCCGCAATCGGCATTTACCTCGTCCTTAACGCCGCCCCGGCCATCTCCCGCAATGAAGGTGGGTTGCTGGGCTTCTTCACCTACAGCGGGGCCTGGGAGACCAACAATCACGCGGCCATGCAGTTCGGTATCCCGAACCTGCTCGGCGTGACCGTCTTCATCTCGCTCTTCGCCCTCTTGCTGGCGATGCCCGTCGCCCTGGGTATCGCCATCTTCCTGTCCAACTATGCCCCGAAGAAGGCCGTCAAGCCGCTGGGCTACATCGTGGACATGCTCGCCGCGGTGCCGTCCATCGTGTATGGCCTGTGGGGCTGGCAGGTTCTCGGCCCGTGGCTCGGTAAGCTCTACGCCTGGATAGATGGCACCATCTTGTCGAAGGTGTTCCTCTTCGCCTTCAACGGTGCCCCGCCCTTCGAGACCGGCCGTAACATCTTCACCGGTGGCGTGGTGCTCGCCGTCATGATCCTGCCGATCATCGCGGCTACCGCCCGCGAAGTCTTCGTGCAGACCCCGAACGGTCACATCGAGTCCGCCCTGGCATTGGGCGCGACCCGCTGGGAAGTTGTCCGCCTGACCGTCCTGCCCTTCGGCATGTCCGGCTACGTGTCCGGATCCATGCTCGGCCTCGGCCGTGCCCTGGGTGAGACCATGGCCCTGTACATGGTTGTCTCCCCGGCCCCGGGCTTCCGCTGGTCCCTGTTCGACGGCGGCACGACCTTCGCTACCGCCATTGCGAACGCCGCCCCCGAGTTCAATAACCCGATTTCCGCGGGTGCCTACATTGCCGCCGGCCTGGTGCTGTTCTTGCTGACCTTCGTGGTCAACACGATCGCCCGCGCGATGGTCAAGTAA
- the pstS gene encoding phosphate ABC transporter substrate-binding protein PstS produces MIRNFKRTASLVGVVAVGSAALVACGSGSGSELVGEGASSQQNAMAIFGAKYSEETGNTLAYNPTGSGSGRTNFVAGQVDFAGSDSPLKDDQVDPAAERCGGNEAWHLPFVIGPVAIAYNLDGVDSVTLSIPTLAQIFSGKITNWNDPAIAKDNEGAKLPDQKISVLYRSDESGTSDNFQKFLSTAAPGEWKGEGQQFPQEVGSGANGSNGVATEANSIPGAITYVEYGFVKQNDKLKAANLDFGAGSTELSVETVNAALEALEFKTEGHNMVVDADALFAQNQAGSYPLILTTYEIVCSAGYDDETAALVKEFLQTSLNNQGEIAEAGFIPVEGGHKERLQAAIDALPGGAA; encoded by the coding sequence GTGATCCGCAATTTTAAGCGCACCGCTTCCCTCGTTGGCGTCGTCGCCGTCGGCTCCGCCGCCCTCGTCGCCTGTGGCTCGGGCTCCGGCTCTGAGCTCGTCGGCGAAGGTGCTTCCTCCCAGCAGAACGCCATGGCCATCTTCGGCGCCAAGTACTCCGAAGAGACTGGCAACACCCTGGCGTACAACCCGACCGGTTCCGGTTCGGGCCGCACCAACTTCGTCGCCGGCCAGGTCGACTTCGCGGGTTCTGACTCCCCGCTGAAGGATGATCAGGTTGACCCGGCCGCCGAGCGCTGCGGTGGCAACGAGGCCTGGCACCTGCCGTTCGTTATCGGCCCGGTGGCCATCGCCTACAACCTGGACGGCGTGGACTCGGTCACCCTGTCCATCCCGACCCTTGCCCAGATCTTCTCCGGCAAGATCACCAACTGGAATGACCCGGCCATCGCCAAGGACAACGAAGGTGCGAAGCTGCCGGACCAGAAGATCTCGGTCCTGTACCGCTCCGACGAGTCGGGTACCTCCGACAACTTCCAGAAGTTCCTCTCCACCGCCGCTCCGGGCGAGTGGAAGGGTGAGGGCCAGCAGTTCCCGCAGGAAGTCGGCTCCGGCGCCAACGGGTCCAACGGTGTCGCCACCGAGGCCAACAGCATCCCGGGTGCCATCACCTACGTCGAGTACGGCTTCGTCAAGCAGAATGACAAGCTCAAGGCTGCCAACCTCGACTTCGGCGCCGGCTCCACCGAGCTCAGCGTTGAGACCGTCAACGCCGCCCTTGAGGCCCTGGAGTTCAAGACCGAGGGCCACAACATGGTCGTCGACGCTGACGCCCTCTTCGCCCAGAACCAGGCTGGTTCCTACCCGCTGATCCTGACGACCTACGAGATCGTCTGCTCCGCTGGCTATGACGATGAGACCGCCGCTCTCGTCAAGGAGTTCCTCCAGACCTCCCTGAACAACCAGGGTGAGATCGCCGAGGCCGGCTTCATCCCGGTCGAGGGCGGTCACAAGGAGCGCCTCCAGGCCGCCATCGACGCCCTCCCGGGTGGCGCGGCTTAA